A region of Anopheles merus strain MAF chromosome 2R, AmerM5.1, whole genome shotgun sequence DNA encodes the following proteins:
- the LOC121590829 gene encoding uncharacterized protein LOC121590829, translating to MAFMMPVMKNEFDIYKGRQRRISECSNQSNCRSRKVSESSRSDCPSLSTSPGTEGFMSSSPAHRSHPMYMSHLASRSQFSRNSSRTSQSSLIASSPSKASAGSSPPKGAAGPAVPAPAAAGSQSSLNKFHSRLVDKLRKSLRKSKSSDGRS from the coding sequence ATGGCTTTCATGATGCCGGTGATGAAGAACGAGTTCGACATCTACAAGGGGCGCCAGCGGCGGATATCGGAATGCTCGAACCAGAGCAACTGCCGGTCGCGCAAGGTGTCGGAAAGCTCGCGCTCCGACTGTCCCAGCCTGTCCACGTCGCCCGGCACCGAAGGGTTCATGTCGAGCTCGCCGGCCCACCGCAGCCACCCGATGTACATGTCCCATCTGGCCTCCCGGTCGCAGTTTTCCCGCAACTCGTCCCGCACCTCGCAAAGCTCCCTGATCGCGTCCAGCCCGTCGAAAGCGAGCGCGGGCAGCAGCCCGCCGAAGGGTGCGGCCGGACCGGCCGTACCGGCACCGGCGGCCGCCGGCAGCCAGAGCAGCCTCAACAAGTTCCACAGCCGGCTGGTCGACAAGCTGCGAAAGTCGCTGCGCAAGAGCAAGTCGAGCGATGGCCGGTCATGA